In Xylanibacter ruminicola 23, a single genomic region encodes these proteins:
- a CDS encoding glycoside hydrolase family 3 C-terminal domain-containing protein: MKKELKTIGSWAMMALAALITSCNTATDMEQQIDELYQKMPQEERIAQLKSMYMDELFDADGKLDTAKCKELIPYGIGHFSQFCMQQPRDPNELRDRAVAIQDWLMHHTPNGIPALLHEEVLSGINTLGSTIYPQQIGQAGSFNPELAELKTRQTSTQLRKMGGIFALSPMVDVCRTPSFNRLEESYGEDGYLSAVMGTAFVNGLQQGDLKKGVGACSKHYLGYGGGGDADEKEMMEEILLPHETMIRLAGSVAVMPGYHEVHGTKCVANSEILQDILRGYVGFDGMVVSDYTAIDQIPNIDSAVEKAAAAINGGNDVDFPFGANYQLLQEAIDKGLVKPEVLERAVKNVLRIKFRMGLFDKDAYLYSKEDIKLDTPEERKTAYDIATQSVVLLENNGVLPLKEVKNVLLTGPNANSIWAMCGDYTYPAMSYFWKKVDYKSENPHIVKLLEGMQNHKPEGVNVMYSRGCDWTEEIETKYGELGDARAWEYELLHRKVDAGEKADKAEALQMAKNADVIIAAVGENVMLCGENRDRQGLRLPGKQEQFVEELIQTGKPVVLVMFGGRAQVISGLAEKCAAIIQAWYPGEEGGNAVADILYGKVSPSAKLSVSYPNVEINEPICYNYAAEKDARVAWPFGYGLSYTTFEYANLEATTEVTTKDESFNLTFDVKNTGKVAADEVAQIYLSPADKSRQIRPIQLQGFARVSLKPGESKKISVKMYTEQLGYYTHDGQRQWNIQPGKYIIKVGASSQDIKLQQEINLSGEAVKMPLRKYYFSEAKQI; this comes from the coding sequence ATGAAAAAGGAACTTAAGACTATTGGCAGTTGGGCTATGATGGCGCTTGCTGCATTAATTACAAGTTGTAACACAGCAACAGACATGGAACAGCAGATTGATGAACTCTACCAGAAGATGCCTCAGGAGGAGCGCATCGCACAGCTGAAGAGTATGTATATGGACGAACTCTTTGATGCTGACGGCAAGTTAGATACAGCCAAGTGTAAGGAACTGATACCTTATGGTATTGGTCATTTCTCACAGTTCTGCATGCAGCAGCCTCGCGATCCGAACGAATTGCGCGATCGTGCTGTGGCTATTCAGGACTGGCTGATGCACCATACACCCAATGGTATCCCCGCCCTCTTGCACGAAGAGGTGCTCTCGGGTATCAATACCTTAGGTTCCACCATCTATCCCCAGCAGATTGGTCAGGCTGGTTCGTTCAACCCTGAGTTGGCTGAACTGAAAACACGTCAGACCAGTACGCAATTGCGAAAAATGGGTGGTATCTTTGCCCTGTCGCCAATGGTGGATGTATGTCGCACCCCCAGCTTTAATCGCTTGGAGGAGTCGTATGGCGAGGATGGCTACCTGTCGGCTGTGATGGGTACCGCTTTTGTAAACGGCTTGCAGCAGGGCGACTTGAAGAAAGGTGTTGGCGCCTGCTCTAAGCACTACTTAGGTTATGGTGGTGGCGGCGATGCCGACGAGAAGGAGATGATGGAAGAGATTCTGTTGCCTCACGAGACTATGATTCGTTTGGCTGGTAGCGTAGCTGTTATGCCAGGCTATCACGAGGTGCATGGCACAAAATGTGTGGCTAACAGCGAGATTCTGCAGGATATTCTGCGTGGTTACGTAGGTTTCGATGGTATGGTGGTGAGCGATTATACCGCTATCGACCAGATTCCAAATATCGACAGCGCAGTAGAAAAGGCTGCTGCTGCCATCAATGGTGGTAACGATGTCGACTTCCCCTTTGGTGCCAACTACCAGCTTTTGCAGGAGGCTATCGATAAAGGTCTGGTTAAGCCCGAGGTGCTGGAGCGTGCCGTGAAGAATGTGCTGCGTATCAAGTTCCGTATGGGATTGTTCGATAAGGATGCTTATCTCTACTCGAAGGAGGATATCAAGCTTGATACTCCCGAGGAGCGAAAGACGGCTTACGATATCGCTACCCAGAGTGTGGTGCTGTTGGAGAACAATGGGGTGCTGCCACTCAAGGAGGTGAAGAACGTGCTTCTTACTGGTCCTAATGCCAACTCTATCTGGGCTATGTGTGGCGACTATACCTATCCTGCCATGTCGTACTTCTGGAAGAAGGTCGACTATAAGTCGGAGAATCCTCACATCGTGAAACTGCTCGAAGGTATGCAGAACCACAAGCCCGAGGGCGTGAACGTGATGTATTCGCGTGGTTGCGATTGGACCGAGGAAATTGAGACTAAATATGGCGAGCTGGGCGATGCACGTGCTTGGGAGTACGAGTTGCTGCACCGCAAGGTGGATGCAGGCGAAAAGGCCGACAAAGCCGAAGCCCTGCAGATGGCTAAGAATGCCGATGTGATTATTGCTGCCGTGGGCGAGAACGTGATGCTTTGTGGTGAGAACCGCGATCGTCAGGGCCTGCGCTTGCCAGGTAAGCAGGAGCAGTTTGTTGAGGAACTCATCCAGACAGGCAAACCTGTAGTGCTGGTGATGTTTGGCGGTAGAGCTCAGGTTATCTCTGGCTTAGCCGAGAAGTGTGCTGCCATCATTCAGGCCTGGTATCCAGGCGAGGAGGGTGGTAATGCTGTGGCCGACATCCTGTATGGTAAGGTATCGCCATCGGCCAAGCTGTCTGTCAGCTATCCTAATGTTGAGATCAACGAGCCTATCTGCTACAACTATGCTGCCGAGAAGGATGCACGTGTTGCATGGCCCTTCGGTTATGGTTTGAGCTATACCACCTTCGAGTATGCTAACTTAGAGGCTACAACCGAGGTTACTACCAAGGACGAGAGCTTTAACCTTACCTTTGATGTGAAGAATACAGGTAAGGTGGCAGCCGATGAGGTGGCACAGATCTATCTCTCGCCTGCCGATAAGAGTCGGCAGATTCGTCCTATCCAGCTGCAAGGCTTTGCCCGTGTATCGCTGAAGCCAGGTGAGAGCAAGAAGATTAGCGTGAAGATGTACACCGAGCAGTTAGGTTATTATACCCATGATGGTCAGCGCCAGTGGAACATCCAGCCAGGCAAGTATATCATTAAGGTAGGCGCATCATCGCAGGATATCAAGCTGCAGCAGGAGATAAATCTGAGTGGCGAAGCTGTTAAAATGCCTTTGAGAAAGTACTATTTCTCAGAGGCAAAACAGATTTAA
- a CDS encoding glycoside hydrolase family 97 protein, with product MIRNVFLVAALLATSLCQAEEVKVKSPSGNLEVTVNDEGGKATYQVSLDGKQMVTKSNLGLNTSIGDLTQGLKIVDSKTEAVAKQYDIRTVKASHIDYKANKLTLTLENEQKLQMTVTFMVADNDVAFKYGIAKAPRGMQRTLVFGEATSFNFPDGTTTFITPQIGPKTGWANTKPSYEEGYSVDGQLNEKSHYGRGYTFPCLFHLQDGWALVSETGTTGAYCGTHVSDYQPGTGYTIAFPDKGENGGFGSEFVALSLPAETPWRTITVGSTLKPIVETTVSYDVVDPLYEASEQYKEGRYTWSWLIWQDGATVYKDQVQFIDLAAAMGYEYCLVDALWDTQIGRDKMVELSRYAQSKGVSLMLWYNSNGYWNDAPQGPRNCLNTSLARNREFKWLQQIGAKGIKVDFFGGDKQETLQLYEDIMVDANRYGIQVIFHGCTLPRGWERMFPNYVASEAVLASENVFFGEGAAIHEPFDLTLHPFCRNAVASMDWGGVIMNKYLSRDNKSRHSRKTTDIFEIASGITNQTSIQCVAMCPNNLQELPQFELDFLKTLPATWDETRYIDGYPGKYVVLARRHGADWYIAGLNAQKEPLKLTLDLSMLAGKTPTIYVDNQKGEPTMGTLKVDKKGKAKVTIQPNGGLIIK from the coding sequence ATGATCAGAAATGTTTTTTTGGTAGCCGCTTTGTTGGCTACAAGCCTCTGCCAGGCAGAGGAGGTAAAGGTGAAATCACCAAGTGGAAATCTGGAAGTTACAGTGAACGATGAGGGTGGCAAGGCTACCTATCAGGTATCGCTCGATGGTAAGCAGATGGTTACCAAGTCGAACTTAGGCTTGAACACCAGCATTGGTGATTTGACTCAGGGCTTGAAGATTGTGGATAGCAAGACCGAAGCTGTGGCAAAGCAGTATGATATCCGTACCGTTAAGGCTTCGCACATTGATTACAAAGCCAACAAACTTACATTAACACTCGAGAACGAACAGAAGTTGCAGATGACTGTTACCTTTATGGTAGCTGATAACGATGTGGCTTTTAAGTATGGTATTGCCAAAGCTCCACGTGGCATGCAGCGCACGCTGGTTTTTGGCGAGGCTACCAGCTTTAACTTCCCTGATGGCACCACCACATTTATCACACCACAGATTGGTCCTAAGACAGGTTGGGCAAATACTAAACCCAGCTACGAAGAGGGTTATAGCGTTGATGGCCAGCTGAACGAGAAGTCGCACTATGGTCGTGGCTACACCTTCCCTTGCCTGTTCCACCTGCAGGATGGTTGGGCACTGGTTAGCGAGACAGGTACCACTGGCGCATATTGTGGCACACATGTTTCTGATTATCAGCCTGGTACAGGCTATACCATCGCTTTCCCCGACAAGGGCGAGAATGGTGGCTTTGGTTCGGAGTTCGTAGCGCTGTCGTTACCTGCCGAAACACCTTGGCGTACCATCACCGTAGGCTCAACCCTGAAGCCTATCGTTGAGACTACCGTGAGCTACGATGTGGTTGATCCACTCTACGAGGCCTCTGAACAGTATAAGGAGGGCCGTTACACCTGGAGCTGGCTTATCTGGCAGGATGGTGCTACCGTTTATAAGGATCAGGTACAGTTTATCGACCTGGCTGCGGCTATGGGCTACGAGTACTGCTTGGTTGATGCCCTTTGGGATACCCAGATAGGTCGTGACAAAATGGTGGAACTCTCACGTTATGCACAGAGCAAGGGTGTAAGCCTGATGCTTTGGTACAACTCTAACGGCTATTGGAACGATGCGCCTCAGGGCCCACGTAACTGTTTGAATACCTCGCTGGCTCGTAACCGCGAATTCAAGTGGTTGCAGCAGATTGGCGCGAAGGGCATCAAGGTTGATTTCTTTGGTGGCGACAAGCAGGAAACCCTGCAGCTTTACGAGGATATCATGGTTGATGCCAACCGTTACGGCATTCAGGTTATCTTCCATGGATGTACCCTGCCTCGCGGTTGGGAGCGTATGTTCCCCAATTACGTAGCCTCTGAGGCTGTGCTGGCCAGCGAGAACGTGTTCTTTGGAGAGGGCGCTGCCATCCACGAGCCATTCGACCTTACCTTGCATCCATTCTGCCGCAATGCTGTGGCATCGATGGACTGGGGTGGTGTGATTATGAACAAGTATCTGAGTCGCGACAACAAGAGTCGTCACTCTCGCAAGACTACTGATATCTTCGAGATTGCTTCAGGCATTACCAACCAGACTTCAATCCAGTGTGTGGCCATGTGTCCTAACAACCTGCAGGAACTGCCTCAGTTCGAGCTCGACTTCCTGAAGACATTGCCTGCTACATGGGATGAGACACGCTATATTGATGGCTATCCTGGCAAGTACGTGGTTCTGGCCCGTCGCCATGGTGCTGATTGGTACATTGCAGGCTTGAATGCCCAGAAGGAACCACTCAAGCTTACACTCGATCTTTCGATGTTGGCTGGCAAAACACCAACTATCTATGTAGATAACCAGAAGGGCGAGCCTACCATGGGTACCCTGAAGGTTGATAAGAAGGGCAAGGCTAAGGTTACTATCCAGCCCAATGGTGGATTAATCATCAAATAA
- a CDS encoding DUF4249 domain-containing protein yields the protein MKRISSLLKIAHFIVICACMLTGCVEEYEADLPESETNLLVVNGTIRSNEKSEFYITRSIPPNDHSSDYYYVNNSYTWDAQTVYYAKVTICGTDGSEYECPIQDSGYYSCNTPALDPNVSYYVRIECDGDIYQSNPEKPLHTPDIEKLEYYQKGDLEDIQILLTTGEPDDPTQTAYYTWEYTETWEVRPKRHTAIYYDVEAQKAMDIPQDELYPEKGWKTADSKAILTESTAHYVGGKFTKYQLLDISYKNERIAWNYCNEVTQRAISKAEYEYNKACVEAGWEMGGLFTPQPSALPSNIRCTTSSKRALGFVGCSLNTVSKRVYIDGHDIYREVPQPGPYIKLEDCTEIDCEKMVYQGLILYIWDDKRLIQQPLTTWWAYPADFDVRLSGATTTKPDYMPPFE from the coding sequence ATGAAAAGGATATCATCACTTTTAAAAATCGCCCATTTCATCGTGATTTGTGCCTGCATGCTGACAGGATGCGTGGAGGAATACGAAGCCGATCTGCCTGAGAGCGAAACGAACCTGCTAGTGGTTAACGGTACCATCCGTTCGAACGAAAAAAGCGAGTTCTATATCACAAGGTCTATTCCACCCAACGATCATAGTTCCGACTATTATTATGTAAACAACAGTTACACTTGGGATGCGCAGACTGTTTACTATGCAAAAGTTACCATCTGTGGTACCGATGGTTCTGAATACGAATGCCCAATACAGGATTCTGGCTATTACAGTTGTAACACTCCTGCGCTGGATCCAAACGTATCATACTATGTAAGGATAGAATGCGATGGCGACATCTATCAGTCGAATCCCGAAAAGCCACTCCACACACCCGACATCGAGAAGCTGGAGTACTATCAGAAAGGCGATTTGGAGGACATCCAGATTCTGCTGACCACAGGTGAGCCTGATGATCCAACACAGACAGCCTACTACACATGGGAATATACCGAAACCTGGGAAGTTAGGCCAAAGCGCCATACAGCTATATATTACGACGTGGAAGCCCAAAAAGCGATGGACATACCCCAAGACGAACTTTATCCAGAAAAGGGGTGGAAGACTGCGGATAGTAAAGCCATTCTAACGGAATCAACAGCTCATTATGTTGGTGGAAAATTCACAAAATACCAGTTACTGGATATTTCATACAAAAATGAACGCATAGCTTGGAACTATTGTAATGAAGTAACCCAACGCGCCATCAGCAAGGCTGAATACGAATACAATAAGGCATGTGTTGAAGCCGGATGGGAGATGGGCGGATTGTTTACCCCCCAGCCATCAGCCCTACCCAGCAACATTCGCTGCACCACCTCGTCGAAAAGAGCGTTAGGCTTTGTGGGCTGCTCGCTGAATACGGTCAGCAAACGTGTGTACATTGATGGGCATGATATCTACAGAGAGGTTCCCCAGCCTGGTCCATACATAAAATTAGAAGACTGCACAGAAATTGATTGCGAGAAAATGGTATATCAGGGCTTGATTCTCTATATATGGGATGATAAGCGATTGATTCAGCAGCCGCTAACCACATGGTGGGCTTATCCTGCCGACTTTGACGTACGCTTGAGTGGTGCAACAACTACCAAGCCCGACTATATGCCACCTTTTGAATAA
- a CDS encoding TonB-dependent receptor plug domain-containing protein — protein sequence MKKELLLLACMTLVVQHTEAQDYFSAASDYARLYIGPVGPQYQLSRWYDIPYYKGNTNMYKGRISYYGVVYNDVELRFDLMKQHVSVLSPKAGICCLPDQQHIDWFEMDGYRFVHDPEDSTRFAALLCDGSNNGVQLYHSMWKHYNGEKTFGERKILKNLSDHEHYTLVTPDGETYHVKRAKDVAALFPEQKKQIKQFAKQQHLTFTKYKREQSLAKVVASVIAEKKKIATSHLRPETAPEGEKNNALPVSIENIPVDSLIAGIPVLDSDTLSISAGSANTRTYIVPGAKKARASLADDQELAEIVVVAGRQSVVQSTTMGAEKFKPQLLKNIPSAFGESDIMKVVLTLPGVTTVGEASSGYNVRGGATDQNLILFNGGTVYNPTHLFGLFTSFNSDAVEDVELFKSSIPAEYGGRISSVLKVNSKEANMRKFTGSASIGALTSKANLEIPIVKDHVSLLLNARTTYSDWILKQLPEESGYKNGKANFYDFGGVFTWKLNNLHRLKIFGYLSKDKFSFSSDDSYGYQNRNFSAEWRSILNEKITATLSAGLDHYDYYNDEKAKPTMAARLSFGIDQLWAKLHIRQRLNEKQSLSYGLSVQHYDVQGGKYEPLNEESYVNPDQLQKEKALESGAYIDYEHSLTEKLSVSAGLRYSMFNAIGPRDVNIYADQELPSQETLLETRHETGIIKTYQAPEFRFSARYAIQDNFSIKAGFNTMHQYIHKVSNTSIMSPTDMWKLSDLNIKPQNGWQIAAGIYYETPDKNYEFSAETYYKHISDYLNYRSSAVLLMNPHLETDVIPTKGKAYGVELQAKKPYGKLNGWVSYTYSRSLLRQDDKRVATPLNDGDWYPSEYDRPHEVKAVLNYKITERYSFSSNFNYATGRPTTVPAGQFYNNKLGYYLPYYTERNNYRIPDYTRLDLAFNIEPTHRLTAFFHTSFSIGVYNALARKNAYNIYYVTEGSSIKGYKLSVFGTAIPYISLNVRFN from the coding sequence GTGAAAAAAGAATTATTACTATTGGCCTGTATGACGCTTGTTGTACAGCACACTGAAGCTCAGGACTACTTCTCTGCGGCTTCCGACTATGCTCGCCTGTATATTGGGCCTGTCGGACCTCAGTATCAGCTATCAAGATGGTACGACATTCCTTATTATAAAGGTAATACAAATATGTATAAAGGGCGAATAAGCTATTATGGGGTAGTTTACAACGATGTTGAGTTGCGCTTCGACCTGATGAAACAGCACGTATCTGTGCTATCGCCCAAAGCAGGTATCTGCTGTCTGCCCGACCAGCAGCATATCGACTGGTTTGAGATGGACGGCTACAGATTTGTACACGACCCAGAAGACAGCACCCGATTTGCAGCCCTACTCTGTGACGGCAGCAACAATGGCGTACAACTTTATCATAGTATGTGGAAGCACTATAACGGTGAGAAGACCTTTGGCGAAAGGAAGATACTTAAAAACCTAAGCGATCACGAACACTATACACTCGTTACACCTGATGGTGAAACATATCATGTAAAACGTGCTAAGGATGTGGCAGCACTGTTTCCTGAACAGAAAAAGCAAATTAAGCAGTTTGCCAAACAGCAACATCTTACCTTTACTAAATATAAACGTGAGCAAAGCCTTGCAAAAGTGGTAGCAAGTGTCATCGCCGAGAAGAAGAAAATCGCCACGAGTCATTTGCGACCAGAAACGGCACCAGAAGGAGAGAAAAACAATGCACTTCCTGTTTCGATAGAAAACATCCCTGTTGATTCGCTCATCGCCGGTATTCCCGTACTTGATAGCGATACTTTGTCGATATCAGCAGGTTCGGCAAATACACGAACTTATATTGTTCCTGGCGCCAAGAAAGCAAGGGCAAGCCTTGCCGACGATCAGGAACTGGCCGAGATTGTAGTTGTAGCAGGTCGCCAGTCGGTAGTACAAAGTACCACGATGGGCGCCGAGAAGTTCAAGCCCCAACTACTGAAGAATATCCCATCGGCCTTTGGTGAATCAGACATTATGAAGGTAGTGCTTACGCTGCCTGGTGTAACAACCGTTGGCGAGGCCTCAAGCGGATATAACGTACGAGGTGGTGCCACCGATCAGAACCTGATACTGTTTAATGGCGGCACGGTATATAATCCAACGCATCTGTTCGGCTTGTTCACATCGTTCAATTCAGATGCGGTCGAGGATGTGGAGCTGTTTAAATCAAGCATCCCCGCAGAATATGGCGGCAGAATAAGTAGTGTGCTGAAAGTGAACTCGAAAGAGGCAAACATGCGTAAGTTTACTGGTTCGGCCAGTATCGGCGCACTTACCAGCAAGGCCAATCTTGAGATACCTATCGTAAAAGATCATGTGTCGCTCTTGCTGAATGCCCGTACCACCTATAGCGACTGGATTCTGAAGCAGTTGCCAGAGGAAAGCGGCTACAAAAACGGTAAGGCCAACTTCTATGACTTTGGCGGCGTGTTTACCTGGAAACTTAACAACCTGCATCGCCTCAAGATATTCGGCTATCTGAGTAAAGATAAGTTTTCGTTCAGTTCCGACGATAGCTACGGCTATCAGAACCGCAACTTCTCAGCCGAATGGCGATCGATCCTGAACGAAAAGATAACTGCCACGCTCTCAGCAGGATTGGATCATTACGACTATTATAACGACGAAAAGGCCAAACCCACGATGGCTGCCCGACTGAGTTTCGGCATCGATCAGCTGTGGGCCAAGCTACATATCCGCCAGCGTCTGAATGAGAAGCAAAGTCTGTCTTACGGTCTGTCTGTTCAGCATTACGATGTACAGGGCGGCAAGTACGAACCTTTAAACGAGGAATCGTATGTCAATCCAGACCAGCTACAGAAAGAGAAAGCCTTGGAGAGCGGCGCCTATATCGACTACGAACATTCGCTGACCGAGAAATTGTCGGTTTCGGCAGGTTTACGCTATTCAATGTTCAATGCCATTGGTCCGCGCGACGTGAATATCTATGCCGACCAGGAACTGCCATCGCAGGAAACCTTGTTAGAGACACGTCATGAGACAGGTATCATCAAAACCTATCAGGCTCCCGAGTTCCGTTTCTCGGCACGTTATGCCATACAGGATAATTTCTCGATTAAGGCTGGTTTCAACACCATGCACCAGTATATCCACAAGGTTTCTAACACCTCTATCATGTCGCCTACCGATATGTGGAAGCTGTCGGATCTGAATATCAAGCCCCAGAACGGCTGGCAGATTGCTGCAGGTATCTATTACGAGACACCCGACAAGAACTACGAGTTCTCGGCTGAGACGTACTACAAGCACATCAGCGACTATCTGAACTATCGCAGTTCGGCTGTGCTGTTGATGAATCCACACCTGGAAACAGATGTGATTCCTACAAAAGGAAAGGCCTACGGCGTGGAACTGCAAGCCAAGAAGCCATATGGTAAGCTAAATGGTTGGGTAAGCTATACTTACTCACGCTCACTGTTACGCCAGGACGACAAGCGCGTGGCAACGCCCCTGAACGACGGCGACTGGTATCCATCGGAATACGACAGACCACATGAGGTAAAAGCTGTGCTGAACTATAAGATTACAGAGCGTTACAGTTTCTCGAGCAACTTTAACTATGCCACTGGTCGCCCAACCACAGTACCTGCAGGCCAGTTCTACAACAACAAGTTAGGTTACTACCTGCCCTACTATACTGAGCGCAACAACTATCGCATTCCCGACTATACACGTCTGGACCTGGCGTTCAACATCGAGCCAACTCATAGGCTGACAGCATTCTTCCACACCTCGTTCTCAATCGGTGTGTATAATGCCCTTGCCCGCAAAAATGCCTATAACATCTATTATGTTACCGAAGGCTCAAGCATCAAGGGCTACAAGCTATCGGTATTCGGTACAGCCATCCCTTATATCTCACTTAACGTACGATTCAACTAA
- a CDS encoding glycoside hydrolase family 2 protein, which yields MKKLLTTMLLAASGVLAASAANEPLPLIQNVQAYESCSLNGDWNYIVDVQEEGYYDYRMNPMRNGFFINAKPQKPEDLIEYDFDKSPTMKIPSDWNTQDEKLFFYEGTVWFKKSFQAVPMTECRTLLYFGAVNYDCHVWVNGKKAGHHVGGFTPFNYDISDLLKKGENTVIVKVDNKRHAEDVPTQIFDWWNYGGITRDVKLVKVPMNYLENYDLQLMKAAGKAKVRELAFSAKMNAKEAGHQVEVYIPELKLKQQFTTDAEGKVSGILKVAAKKLQLWCPETPKRYDVQLTLDAGMVADSIGFRTIETRGKQILLNGKPIFLKGISIHNEKPNGGGRANSVEDAHTLLSWAKELGCNFVRLAHYPHHEEMVREAERMGILVWSEIPVYWTIAWTNPNTFANAKQQLTDMIARDHNRANVIIWSIANETPHSAERDKFLGGLAKYARTLDNTRLISMAMEVTGASNYVNRLNDNMNEYVDVVSFNQYIGWYRDVNDAPKMKWVIPYDKPVIISEFGGGARYGYHGAKNQRWTEEFQENLYKENTAMLDKIEGLAGTTPWILKDFRSPRRVLPGVQDYYNRKGLVSDKGEKKLAFYVLKKWYETK from the coding sequence ATGAAGAAATTACTAACTACTATGTTGCTGGCTGCAAGTGGTGTGCTTGCAGCTTCAGCCGCTAACGAGCCCCTGCCATTAATCCAGAATGTGCAGGCATATGAGAGTTGTTCGCTGAATGGCGATTGGAACTACATTGTTGATGTACAGGAAGAGGGCTATTACGACTATCGTATGAACCCTATGCGTAATGGTTTCTTTATCAATGCCAAGCCCCAGAAACCTGAGGATTTGATTGAGTACGACTTCGATAAGTCGCCAACCATGAAGATCCCTTCTGACTGGAATACGCAAGACGAAAAGCTGTTCTTCTACGAGGGAACAGTTTGGTTTAAGAAAAGTTTCCAGGCCGTGCCTATGACCGAATGCCGCACCTTGCTGTATTTTGGCGCTGTAAACTACGATTGCCATGTATGGGTGAATGGTAAGAAGGCTGGTCACCACGTAGGTGGCTTTACCCCATTCAACTATGATATCAGCGATTTGCTGAAGAAAGGCGAGAACACCGTGATTGTCAAGGTGGATAACAAGCGTCATGCCGAGGATGTGCCCACACAGATTTTCGACTGGTGGAACTACGGTGGTATTACCCGCGACGTGAAGCTGGTAAAGGTCCCCATGAACTATTTGGAGAACTACGACCTGCAGCTGATGAAGGCTGCCGGTAAGGCCAAAGTGAGAGAGCTCGCCTTTTCGGCTAAGATGAACGCCAAGGAGGCTGGTCATCAGGTAGAGGTGTATATTCCTGAACTGAAGTTGAAACAGCAGTTCACTACCGATGCCGAAGGCAAGGTGAGTGGTATCCTGAAGGTGGCTGCTAAGAAACTGCAGCTCTGGTGCCCTGAGACCCCCAAGCGCTATGATGTGCAGCTCACGCTCGATGCAGGTATGGTTGCTGATTCTATCGGCTTCCGTACCATCGAGACACGTGGCAAGCAGATTCTGCTTAACGGTAAGCCTATCTTCCTGAAGGGTATCTCTATCCACAATGAGAAACCCAATGGTGGCGGACGTGCCAACAGTGTTGAGGATGCTCACACGCTGCTTTCATGGGCCAAGGAGTTAGGTTGTAACTTTGTGCGTCTGGCCCACTATCCTCACCACGAGGAGATGGTGCGCGAGGCTGAGCGTATGGGTATCCTGGTATGGAGCGAGATTCCTGTTTACTGGACCATCGCCTGGACTAATCCAAACACCTTTGCTAATGCCAAGCAGCAGCTTACCGATATGATTGCCCGCGACCATAACCGTGCTAATGTGATTATCTGGAGTATCGCCAACGAAACCCCACACTCTGCTGAGCGTGATAAGTTCTTAGGTGGTCTGGCCAAGTATGCCCGCACACTCGATAACACCCGTCTGATTTCGATGGCGATGGAGGTTACTGGTGCCTCGAACTATGTGAACCGTTTGAACGACAACATGAACGAGTATGTAGATGTGGTAAGTTTTAACCAGTACATCGGTTGGTATCGCGATGTAAACGATGCACCAAAGATGAAGTGGGTGATTCCTTACGACAAACCTGTGATTATCAGCGAGTTTGGTGGCGGTGCCCGTTACGGCTATCATGGTGCCAAGAACCAGCGTTGGACTGAGGAGTTCCAGGAAAATCTCTATAAGGAGAACACTGCTATGCTCGATAAGATTGAGGGCTTGGCAGGTACCACACCTTGGATTCTGAAGGACTTCCGTTCGCCTCGTCGTGTACTGCCTGGTGTGCAGGACTACTATAACCGTAAGGGTTTGGTAAGCGATAAGGGCGAGAAGAAGCTGGCCTTCTACGTGCTGAAGAAGTGGTACGAGACTAAATAA